One Gossypium raimondii isolate GPD5lz chromosome 3, ASM2569854v1, whole genome shotgun sequence genomic window carries:
- the LOC105794364 gene encoding probable calcium-binding protein CML25 — protein sequence MGFGSILSREKKQNPSNPVASSSPMRTQLEELELVFKKFDINGDGKISSSELGSVLGSLGLQHSEDELLKIIKEIDTDGDGFIDFKEFVELNTKGVDSNKVLENLKDAFLVYDIDGNGFITAEELHQVFKSLGDECSIMECRKMISGVDKDGNGMIDFEEFKVMMMAGARS from the coding sequence ATGGGATTTGGGTCGATTTTGAGTAGGGAAAAGAAGCAAAATCCCTCGAATCCAGTTGCTTCTTCATCTCCAATGCGAACCCAACTTGAAGAACTGGAACTAGTTTTCAAAAAGTTCGACATCAATGGCGACGGTAAGATCTCATCTTCGGAGCTTGGTTCCGTCTTGGGTTCTCTCGGCCTACAACACTCCGAAGATGAACTCCTGAAAATAATCAAAGAAATCGACACTGATGGTGATGGGTTCATAGATTTCAAAGAGTTTGTGGAGCTGAACACCAAAGGAGTGGACTCAAACAAGGTTCTGGAGAACCTGAAGGATGCTTTCTTGGTGTATGATATTGACGGGAATGGGTTTATTACGGCCGAGGAACTTCACCAAGTTTTCAAAAGCCTCGGAGATGAATGCTCGATCATGGAATGTAGGAAGATGATAAGTGGAGTGGATAAGGATGGAAATGGGATGATTGATTTCGAAGAGTTTAAGGTTATGATGATGGCCGGCGCTAGATCTTAA